Proteins from one Acanthopagrus latus isolate v.2019 chromosome 18, fAcaLat1.1, whole genome shotgun sequence genomic window:
- the LOC119007468 gene encoding phospholipase A and acyltransferase 4-like isoform X1, with the protein MNQSRKPKPGDLIEIFRDDFQHWAVYVGDGDIVHVTSPPETEALCAVSNTLMSVSTEKAMVRREKLREVVGVNRWRINNSLDKEYEPRPAHIIVEEALRQEGKMMEYNFIMKNCEHFVNKLRYGRDVSWQVGEKAKLIFAGAAMGAIAATGGTIAAASAVALAFLLRK; encoded by the exons ATGAACCAGTCACGG AAACCAAAGCCTGGGGACTTGATTGAGATCTTTCGAGATGACTTTCAGCACTGGGCTGTGTATGTTGGTGATGGCGACATTGTTCATGTGACATCACCACCAGAAA CTGAAGCCTTATGTGCAGTTTCCAACACCTTGATGTCTGTCTCGACTGAGAAGGCCatggtgaggagagagaagctgagGGAGGTGGTGGGAGTAAACAGATGGAGAATCAACAACAGCCTGGACAAGGAGTACGAGCCCCGCCCAGCTCACATCATTGTGGAGGAGGCGCTCAGGCAGGAGGGCAAGATGATGGAGTACAACTTCATCATGAAGAACTGTGAGCACTTTGTAAACAAGCTGCGCTACGGGAGAGATGTGTCCTGGCAG GtgggagaaaaagcaaaacttaTTTTCGCGGGTGCTGCCATGGGTGCTATTGCGGCTACAGGTGGCACTAtcgcagcagcatcagcagtggCACTAGCATTCTTACTAAGAAAatag